Proteins encoded together in one Benincasa hispida cultivar B227 chromosome 1, ASM972705v1, whole genome shotgun sequence window:
- the LOC120078271 gene encoding uncharacterized mitochondrial protein AtMg00860-like, producing the protein MSVEEYEQEFDKLSRFAPELVATEAARTKRFIHGLKSGLQGMVHALDLKTYVAALQVSFLGHVVSKEGVSVDPAKVEAVTSCARLTTVSEVRNFLGLTGYYRRFVKDFSRIAAPLTKLTRKGVTFVWNKACENSFQDLKQRLVSAPVLTVPNGSGGFVIYTDASKKGLGCVLMQQGRLVAYTSRQLKKHK; encoded by the exons ATGTCGGTGGAGGAATACGAGCAAGAATTCGATAAGTTGTCTCGCTTTGCTCCTGAACTAGTAGCCACCGAGGCAGCAAGGACAAAGAGATTCATCCACGGCCTGAAGAGCGGATTGCAAGGGATGGTGCATGCCCTGGATCTCAAGACGTATGTTGCGGCACTACAG GTGTCCTTCCTAGGGCATGTAGTATCGAAGGAAGGTGTCTCTGTGGATCCTGCAAAGGTTGAGGCAGTTACGAGTTGTGCTCGTCTAACCACAGTCAGTGAGGTGCGCAATTTCTTGGGGTTAACAGGctactatagacgatttgtaaAGGACTTCTCTCGCATAGCCGCCCCATTGACTAAGTTGACCCGGAAGGGAGTAACATTTGTTTGGAATAAggcttgtgaaaatagtttccAGGACCTCAAGCAGAGGTTAGTTTCAGCCCCAGTTCTTACAGTACCGAATGGATCAGGTGGTTTTGTCATTTACACTGATGCGTCCAAGAAGGGGTTGGGATGCGTATTGATGCAGCAGGGCAGATTAGTTGCTTACACTTCACGTCAGCTAAAGAAGCATAAATAG